One window from the genome of Crateriforma spongiae encodes:
- a CDS encoding pyridoxal phosphate-dependent aminotransferase, with translation MHPWIAQRTTTFDSSGIRKVFDLAAKLKDPVNLSIGQPDFDVPQPIQDAAIQAIRDGKNAYSPTQGIAPLRDAIGNRVQKQFRHDDRDVFISSGTSGGLVLSMLAMIDPGDEVIFMDPYFVMYPALIRLCGGVPVPVDSYPDFRLHVDRIEAAITDKTKMILVNSPANPTGVTATEQELRDVALLAKDKNIALLSDEIYSQFMYDAPFYSPATDNDQTIVIDGFSKSHAMTGWRVGYVHGPSEIIATMLKIQQYSFVCAPQPAQWAALSALNVPLTGHIDDYRHKRDLVMQGLSEKYEIEKPGGAFYAFPKAPGSSGEAFVHRAIEAGLLIIPGNIFSERDSHFRISFAASDETLHRGIEILNRLAS, from the coding sequence ATGCACCCTTGGATCGCCCAGCGCACCACGACGTTCGACAGCAGCGGTATTCGCAAAGTCTTTGACCTGGCCGCCAAACTGAAAGACCCGGTCAATCTGTCGATCGGTCAGCCGGATTTTGATGTGCCGCAGCCCATCCAAGACGCGGCGATCCAAGCCATCCGTGACGGCAAGAACGCCTATTCCCCGACGCAAGGGATCGCACCGCTGCGTGATGCGATAGGAAATCGCGTACAGAAACAATTCCGGCACGACGACCGCGACGTTTTCATCAGCAGCGGCACCAGCGGCGGACTGGTGTTGTCGATGCTGGCGATGATCGACCCGGGCGATGAAGTGATCTTCATGGATCCCTATTTCGTCATGTACCCGGCACTGATTCGGCTGTGTGGCGGGGTTCCCGTACCGGTCGATTCGTATCCCGATTTTCGGCTGCACGTTGATCGGATCGAAGCCGCCATCACTGACAAAACCAAGATGATCCTGGTCAACAGCCCGGCCAACCCGACGGGCGTGACGGCGACGGAACAAGAATTGCGCGACGTGGCGTTATTGGCGAAAGACAAAAACATCGCGTTGTTGTCCGATGAAATCTATTCCCAGTTCATGTACGACGCGCCGTTCTATTCGCCGGCGACCGACAACGACCAGACGATCGTGATCGACGGCTTCAGCAAGAGTCATGCGATGACCGGTTGGCGGGTCGGATACGTCCACGGACCGTCGGAAATCATCGCGACGATGCTGAAGATTCAGCAGTATTCGTTCGTCTGCGCCCCTCAGCCTGCACAATGGGCCGCGCTGTCGGCGTTGAACGTTCCCTTGACCGGACACATCGATGATTACCGCCACAAACGTGATTTGGTGATGCAGGGGTTATCGGAAAAGTACGAAATCGAAAAACCCGGCGGCGCGTTTTATGCGTTTCCCAAAGCCCCTGGATCCAGCGGCGAAGCGTTCGTGCACCGCGCGATCGAAGCGGGGTTGCTGATCATTCCCGGCAATATCTTCAGCGAACGGGATTCTCATTTCCGAATCAGTTTTGCCGCGAGTGACGAAACGTTGCACCGGGGAATTGAGATTCTGAATCGACTGGCGTCGTGA
- a CDS encoding DUF4416 family protein: MSDLRPVEPVVRICGVIAKQAAWRQEAIDWLVQRWGPVCETSQPLAFEAGGFYTPTMGDGLVKQVVAFEGFADPAGLAPWKTSTNRWESELAERIDADVPRPINLDVGYITQAKWVLATVKDRDHRMYLRDGIFAEVTLNYVGRRWIHHRWTYPSYRTDPIADFAMRCRDRLRDHILANGLTRTVTA; the protein is encoded by the coding sequence GTGAGCGATCTGCGTCCCGTCGAACCGGTCGTACGCATTTGCGGCGTCATCGCAAAACAGGCAGCGTGGCGTCAGGAGGCGATTGATTGGCTGGTCCAGCGTTGGGGGCCGGTTTGTGAAACCAGTCAGCCGCTGGCCTTCGAAGCCGGCGGGTTCTACACGCCGACGATGGGCGATGGCCTGGTCAAACAGGTGGTCGCTTTTGAGGGCTTTGCGGATCCTGCCGGACTGGCACCGTGGAAGACTTCGACCAACCGGTGGGAATCCGAATTAGCCGAACGGATCGACGCCGATGTGCCGCGGCCGATCAACTTGGACGTCGGCTACATCACCCAAGCCAAGTGGGTCTTGGCGACGGTCAAGGATCGGGACCACCGGATGTATTTACGTGACGGCATCTTCGCCGAAGTCACCTTGAACTACGTCGGCCGGCGGTGGATCCACCACCGCTGGACGTATCCCAGTTATCGCACGGATCCGATCGCCGATTTTGCGATGCGTTGCCGTGATCGTTTGCGTGACCACATTCTGGCCAACGGGCTGACGCGAACCGTCACGGCTTGA
- a CDS encoding trans-sulfuration enzyme family protein: MSLNVDFRANGSGDSAGVDLSEPTAKANACEIQRFGIPGDSSPRPVPVTHPSSYGLSTQCVHAGEPRQKADGAITTPIHTASTFTFSSTDELIDFVEGRHEREEYGRYGCPNEKSVEAKLAALDRAEDAILYSSGMSALVGLLMTSLGQDDEIVFFDQCYHRSRQFCAQHLARFGVRTIQVPTGDMDAMAAAITDRTKLLVSESPTNPHLTAIDLDAFADIGRRFGVKTLIDATLATPANVRPLEHGIDFVLHSATKYLGGHNDLLAGVLCGRKEDLDPVRAMRGCLGNINSPHNLYLLERGLKTFDLRMQRHNENGMAVARFLQQHPRVDRVFYLGLPSHPTHAIAAAQMSGFGGLVTFTIKDADWRQTSRVVDATRIARIAPSLGGTESLIEQPYVMSYYHYTAEERRQFGITDNMIRFSCGIENSDDLIADLDQALSA, from the coding sequence ATGTCATTGAATGTCGATTTCCGGGCCAACGGCTCGGGCGACTCTGCGGGAGTCGATCTTTCTGAACCAACCGCCAAGGCGAATGCCTGCGAAATCCAGCGGTTTGGTATTCCCGGCGATTCTTCGCCACGGCCCGTGCCGGTGACGCATCCGTCGTCGTACGGATTGTCCACGCAGTGCGTTCATGCGGGCGAACCCCGGCAAAAAGCCGACGGTGCGATCACCACGCCCATCCACACCGCGTCGACGTTCACGTTTTCGTCCACCGACGAGCTGATCGACTTTGTCGAAGGTCGTCACGAGCGTGAAGAGTACGGTCGATACGGTTGTCCCAACGAGAAATCGGTCGAAGCCAAATTGGCGGCGCTGGACCGCGCCGAAGACGCGATCTTGTACAGCAGCGGCATGTCCGCCTTGGTCGGATTGTTGATGACGTCGCTGGGCCAAGACGACGAGATCGTTTTCTTTGACCAGTGTTACCATCGAAGTCGACAGTTTTGTGCCCAGCACTTGGCCCGGTTCGGTGTCCGCACCATCCAAGTCCCCACTGGCGACATGGATGCGATGGCCGCCGCCATCACCGACCGTACCAAATTGCTGGTCAGCGAATCGCCCACCAACCCACATTTGACCGCGATCGATCTGGACGCCTTTGCGGACATCGGTCGGCGGTTCGGTGTGAAAACCTTGATCGATGCCACGTTGGCGACACCGGCCAACGTCCGGCCGCTGGAACATGGCATCGATTTCGTTTTGCACTCGGCAACCAAGTACTTGGGCGGACACAACGATTTGCTGGCCGGTGTGTTGTGCGGTCGCAAAGAAGACCTGGACCCGGTGCGGGCGATGCGCGGATGCCTTGGCAACATCAATTCGCCACACAACTTGTATTTGCTGGAACGCGGCTTGAAGACGTTTGACCTGCGGATGCAGCGTCACAACGAAAACGGCATGGCCGTCGCCCGGTTTTTGCAGCAGCACCCTCGGGTCGATCGAGTGTTTTATTTGGGGTTGCCCAGCCATCCGACCCACGCGATTGCCGCGGCGCAGATGTCCGGCTTTGGCGGCTTGGTCACGTTCACAATCAAGGATGCGGATTGGCGACAGACGTCCCGTGTGGTCGACGCGACGCGAATTGCGCGAATCGCACCCAGCCTTGGCGGCACCGAATCGTTGATCGAGCAGCCGTACGTGATGAGCTATTACCACTACACGGCCGAGGAACGTCGGCAATTCGGCATCACCGACAACATGATTCGCTTTTCATGCGGGATCGAAAATTCGGATGATCTGATCGCAGACCTGGATCAGGCGTTGTCGGCATGA
- a CDS encoding trans-sulfuration enzyme family protein, whose protein sequence is MSEGDNARSRKTSFCTRAIHVGNGLDPQTGAVVPPVHFASTFRQPGAGQWGEFDYSRSGNPTRGRLETTLANLDSAVGDDESSGGGALAFSTGMAAIHAVTMLLRSGDHVIAGSDLYGGAYRLLHKICDRSGITPTLVDATDPAAIEAAIKPETKLIWVESIGNPQMTVPDLAAIAAIGRRHQVITAVDNTFGTPALCRPLEFGFDIVMHSATKYLGGHSDVLGGTLATGREDVYRELAYVQNATGAVMDPMSCFLVARGLKTLDLRVRRQSETAMRLALWLSQHPRVARVLYPGLEDHPQHDLARSQFDGAFGGMLTFELDASLETTAKVCESTQLFHLAVSLGAVESLIEQPATMSHASYDATDRAKFGVTDGLIRLSVGLESFDDLRDDLNAAIG, encoded by the coding sequence ATGAGCGAAGGTGACAACGCACGCTCACGCAAGACAAGCTTTTGCACCCGAGCAATCCACGTGGGTAACGGTTTGGACCCACAGACCGGTGCCGTCGTCCCGCCGGTGCATTTCGCATCGACGTTTCGCCAACCCGGTGCCGGCCAGTGGGGCGAATTTGATTATTCCCGCAGCGGTAATCCGACGCGCGGAAGGTTGGAAACCACTTTGGCAAATTTGGATTCCGCGGTCGGCGACGATGAATCATCCGGCGGCGGGGCGTTGGCCTTTTCCACCGGTATGGCGGCGATTCATGCGGTCACCATGCTGTTGCGATCGGGCGATCACGTCATTGCCGGCAGCGACCTGTACGGCGGTGCCTATCGATTGCTTCACAAAATTTGTGATCGTTCCGGCATCACGCCGACCCTGGTCGATGCCACGGATCCGGCGGCGATCGAAGCGGCCATCAAGCCCGAAACGAAGCTGATCTGGGTGGAATCGATCGGCAACCCTCAGATGACCGTTCCCGATTTGGCGGCGATCGCGGCCATCGGTCGGCGTCATCAAGTGATCACCGCAGTCGACAATACATTCGGAACGCCCGCGCTTTGCCGGCCTTTGGAATTCGGTTTCGACATCGTGATGCACTCGGCCACCAAGTACTTGGGCGGGCACAGCGACGTGCTGGGCGGGACACTGGCGACCGGACGCGAAGACGTTTATCGCGAATTGGCCTATGTCCAAAATGCAACGGGTGCGGTGATGGATCCGATGTCCTGTTTTCTGGTGGCTCGGGGGTTGAAGACGCTGGACCTGCGGGTGCGACGACAAAGCGAAACGGCGATGCGTTTGGCGTTGTGGCTTTCCCAGCATCCGCGTGTGGCTCGGGTGTTGTATCCCGGCCTGGAAGACCATCCGCAACACGACCTGGCCCGATCACAATTCGATGGTGCTTTCGGCGGCATGTTGACGTTCGAATTGGATGCGTCGTTGGAGACGACCGCAAAGGTATGCGAATCGACGCAGTTGTTTCATCTGGCGGTCAGCCTGGGTGCGGTTGAATCTTTGATCGAACAACCCGCGACGATGTCCCACGCCAGTTACGACGCGACCGATCGTGCAAAGTTCGGCGTCACCGATGGGCTGATCCGTTTGTCAGTGGGCTTGGAGTCCTTTGACGATCTGCGTGACGATTTGAACGCGGCGATCGGTTGA
- the def gene encoding peptide deformylase: MPLEVIKYPHPTLRYESKPIRRVDAELKSIVAEMLDLMYESEGVGLAANQVDLPLRLFVCNPTGVRGEGEELVVINPVISKPRGTESGQEGCLSLPGMYGQVKRSKTIRLSAFDLQGNEIDRVLDGFFARVVQHENDHLNGVLFFDRMPEQATKELMPALDEFQADHLSRQRSGSLPSDEKLVEALSAWEKKYA, encoded by the coding sequence ATGCCGCTCGAAGTCATCAAGTACCCCCACCCGACGCTGCGATACGAAAGCAAGCCGATTCGCCGCGTCGACGCCGAATTGAAATCCATAGTCGCGGAGATGCTGGATTTGATGTACGAATCCGAGGGTGTCGGGTTGGCCGCCAACCAAGTCGATCTGCCGCTGCGGTTGTTCGTCTGCAACCCGACGGGCGTCCGCGGCGAGGGCGAAGAACTGGTCGTCATCAATCCCGTGATCAGCAAACCGCGTGGCACCGAATCGGGCCAGGAAGGCTGTCTCAGTCTGCCGGGAATGTATGGCCAGGTGAAGCGATCCAAAACGATCCGCTTGTCGGCGTTCGATTTGCAAGGCAACGAAATCGATCGCGTCTTGGACGGCTTTTTCGCTCGCGTGGTCCAGCATGAAAACGATCACTTGAACGGCGTGCTGTTCTTTGACCGCATGCCCGAACAAGCGACCAAGGAATTGATGCCGGCACTGGACGAATTCCAAGCCGATCACTTATCGCGACAGCGTAGCGGTTCGCTGCCGTCGGACGAAAAATTGGTCGAAGCGTTGTCGGCGTGGGAAAAGAAATACGCCTGA
- the fmt gene encoding methionyl-tRNA formyltransferase, which produces MADSKLRLVLMGTGPFAVPSFDRIADGPHEIVQVIVRPLPPVKSRGGPPPQPVADWAEKRSLTVIRPDSINDDETVQQLRSLRPDLLVVCDYGQILKPAALETAPLGGINLHGSLLPKYRGAAPVQRAVLSGDRETGVTVIHMTPRLDGGPILARRVTEIRDDETAGQLEQRLSTIGVDATVEAIDRLLDWDQESVIGDPQDSSLVSKAPRLSKAEAQIDWQQSSRMIDCHVRGMQPWPVAFSFFHPGNGGKPVRVQIRQVTPMSDNGPGQSQPGHLVSGEGLCVASGDGVLRIDQIQPAGKKPMTGAAFANGYQPGPDACFAATCGDAAVGGKGGTT; this is translated from the coding sequence GTGGCTGATTCCAAGTTGCGGCTGGTGCTGATGGGCACCGGACCGTTTGCGGTCCCGTCGTTTGATCGCATCGCCGATGGTCCCCACGAAATCGTCCAGGTGATTGTGCGCCCATTACCGCCGGTCAAAAGCCGTGGTGGTCCGCCGCCACAACCCGTGGCCGACTGGGCAGAAAAGCGATCGCTGACCGTGATTCGTCCCGACAGTATCAACGACGATGAAACGGTACAGCAGCTTCGATCCTTGCGTCCGGATTTGCTGGTCGTATGCGACTATGGCCAGATTTTGAAACCCGCGGCGTTGGAAACCGCACCGCTGGGTGGAATCAATCTGCACGGTTCGCTGTTACCCAAGTATCGCGGCGCGGCTCCGGTTCAACGTGCCGTGTTATCTGGCGATCGTGAAACCGGCGTTACCGTGATTCACATGACGCCGCGTTTGGATGGCGGCCCGATCTTGGCGCGACGAGTGACCGAGATTCGTGACGATGAAACCGCCGGCCAACTGGAGCAGCGCTTGTCGACGATCGGCGTGGATGCCACGGTCGAAGCGATCGACCGGTTGCTGGATTGGGATCAAGAATCAGTCATCGGCGATCCACAGGATTCCTCGCTGGTCAGCAAAGCACCACGACTTTCCAAGGCAGAGGCCCAGATCGATTGGCAACAGTCCAGCCGCATGATCGATTGCCATGTCCGCGGGATGCAACCGTGGCCCGTGGCGTTTTCGTTCTTTCATCCGGGCAACGGTGGCAAACCGGTTCGGGTGCAGATCCGCCAGGTCACGCCCATGAGTGACAATGGCCCAGGCCAGTCGCAACCGGGCCATTTGGTATCGGGTGAAGGATTGTGTGTGGCCAGCGGCGACGGCGTCTTGCGGATCGATCAGATCCAACCGGCCGGCAAGAAACCGATGACCGGCGCGGCGTTTGCCAACGGCTATCAACCCGGACCCGACGCCTGTTTCGCAGCCACTTGCGGTGATGCGGCGGTCGGTGGCAAAGGCGGGACGACTTGA
- the xseA gene encoding exodeoxyribonuclease VII large subunit has product MAESPERILSVSELNGHLKAVVEATFPPLWVAGEISDLAKPRSGHMYFTLKDEDSQIRGVIWRSTAARIPFDLTDGQAVLCYGGLEVYPPRGTYQIVVRKVQPQGVGALQLAFDQLRTKLQAEGLFAAERKRDLPVFPARIAVITSPTGAAIADFLQAASARYRGTEILIVPAQVQGVGATPSILAALDAVDAMSDPPDAVVLTRGGGSLEDLWCFNDEAVVRRVADFPLPTVSAIGHEIDVTLCDLVADVRALTPTDAATKVLPDANALAGAIAGWRERLSQRMLSQIREHRLRLDGLSKHSVLKSPMEFLHHRSRILDELDSRGRVAMERRLQAAERRVATAASSLHALSPLAVLGRGYSLTYGPDGNPMTDATSVKPGDVIRTRLSEGHIESTVQSINDAK; this is encoded by the coding sequence ATGGCCGAATCACCCGAACGCATTCTGTCGGTCAGCGAACTGAATGGCCATTTGAAAGCGGTGGTCGAAGCCACGTTTCCGCCGTTGTGGGTGGCCGGGGAGATCAGCGATCTGGCCAAGCCGCGCAGCGGCCACATGTACTTCACGCTGAAAGATGAAGATTCACAGATTCGTGGCGTCATTTGGCGCAGCACCGCGGCACGAATTCCCTTCGACCTGACCGATGGCCAGGCGGTGTTGTGTTACGGCGGGCTGGAAGTCTATCCGCCTCGCGGCACCTACCAGATTGTTGTTCGAAAAGTCCAACCGCAAGGCGTCGGCGCGTTGCAACTGGCGTTCGATCAATTGCGGACCAAGCTGCAAGCCGAAGGATTGTTTGCGGCCGAAAGAAAACGAGATCTTCCGGTGTTTCCCGCACGCATCGCGGTGATCACCAGCCCGACCGGTGCGGCGATTGCTGATTTCTTGCAAGCGGCGTCGGCGCGATATCGTGGCACGGAAATCTTGATCGTGCCGGCTCAGGTGCAAGGCGTGGGCGCGACGCCGTCAATCTTGGCCGCGTTGGATGCGGTCGACGCGATGTCGGATCCGCCCGACGCGGTGGTCCTAACGCGTGGCGGCGGAAGTCTGGAAGACCTGTGGTGCTTTAACGACGAAGCCGTCGTGCGGCGGGTGGCCGATTTTCCACTGCCCACCGTGTCGGCGATTGGTCACGAGATCGACGTCACACTGTGTGATCTTGTTGCCGACGTGCGCGCGTTGACGCCGACCGATGCGGCGACCAAAGTCTTGCCGGATGCCAATGCTTTGGCCGGTGCCATCGCGGGTTGGCGTGAACGGCTGAGCCAGCGGATGCTGAGCCAGATTCGTGAACATCGATTGCGTTTGGACGGACTGTCCAAACACTCGGTGTTGAAGAGTCCGATGGAGTTTCTGCATCACCGCAGTCGCATTCTGGACGAACTGGACAGTCGCGGCCGCGTCGCGATGGAGCGTCGTTTGCAAGCTGCCGAACGCCGGGTGGCTACCGCCGCAAGTTCGCTGCACGCGCTTTCACCGCTGGCAGTGTTGGGCCGCGGGTACAGCCTGACCTATGGCCCGGATGGAAACCCGATGACCGATGCCACATCGGTCAAGCCAGGCGACGTCATTCGCACGCGGCTATCGGAGGGTCACATCGAATCGACCGTTCAGTCGATCAACGATGCGAAATAG
- a CDS encoding alkaline phosphatase D family protein, producing MRFLIFPIVAFAMLMSTTIVAEDASMDQPRTAGSTWRGSRIWIGPDWWANPLTDWRIRDGVVHAAAGKDRTLCWLPAEVETDPDSADGQNLDLSVDVAFVPKKGDKSSRPITAGFRIGRRGGIAEYRHALVSATKFFDAGLRSNGRLVLGSITSDESVTIGDASIRLTLTGKRSGQRIALTLSADNGQQTWQIQDTVDLDQVIGGISLLADGPPRAGGSRPAAMCKFANVDLKGSLISSHPDRSFGPILWSQYTRDQNRVRLMVQFAPLGKGNRSKARLCLRGEDNQGDFREFEKQPVEKLSRTAVFTLDDWAGAVDRDYQIRFDWLGQTYRWTGTIRAEPAADEPFQLACFSCDNGYLFPIPAMVGQVSRQDPDMMFFAGDQIYESYGGFGVVRSADTPVAMLDYLRKYYQFGWTWRDLLKDRPSVILPDDHDVFQGNIWGHGGRALPPSDKKNDWAAGGYLMPADWVNAVERTQVGSLPDPAIDKVLPHGIKPYFTDLTYAGIGFAILEDRKFKTGPNAIPASDRPRGDGYDLLGPDQEAFLAQWADDWTGQRVKVALSQTIFCNAATYVGENLKRGRYYHDSGAWPVEARNRAVRILGDCEAFSIHGDQHLGVLLRQGVDDFDDAGYAFMVPGTANGFPRAWWPGVDKGQPEPGGDYTGKFRDDAGHPIHVLAVGNPQPGSNLLPKTTDPMEIGYRKGSGYGVVDFSPDRRSAKISLYRLGDQEEMFEGFPQTIQIRSRSK from the coding sequence ATGCGCTTCTTGATCTTCCCGATCGTCGCCTTCGCCATGCTGATGTCGACCACGATCGTTGCTGAAGACGCCAGCATGGATCAACCGCGCACGGCCGGCAGCACGTGGCGAGGCAGTCGCATTTGGATCGGACCGGATTGGTGGGCCAACCCGCTGACTGATTGGCGAATCCGTGACGGCGTGGTGCATGCCGCCGCCGGCAAAGATCGCACGTTGTGCTGGTTGCCGGCGGAAGTGGAAACGGATCCTGATTCGGCGGACGGTCAAAATCTGGATCTATCAGTCGACGTTGCGTTTGTGCCAAAAAAGGGCGACAAGAGCTCGCGCCCGATCACCGCCGGCTTTCGCATTGGACGCCGCGGTGGCATTGCCGAATACCGGCACGCTTTGGTGTCGGCAACGAAGTTCTTCGACGCGGGACTTCGATCCAACGGAAGGCTTGTTCTGGGATCCATCACCAGCGATGAATCCGTAACGATCGGCGATGCCTCCATCCGGCTGACGCTGACTGGGAAACGAAGCGGCCAGCGGATCGCATTGACGTTGTCCGCTGATAACGGACAGCAGACTTGGCAGATTCAAGACACCGTTGACTTGGACCAAGTGATAGGCGGCATTTCATTGCTGGCCGACGGGCCGCCACGAGCCGGTGGGTCTCGCCCTGCGGCAATGTGCAAGTTTGCCAATGTGGACCTGAAGGGATCGTTGATCTCGTCGCATCCGGATCGTTCGTTCGGACCGATCCTGTGGTCGCAGTACACGCGAGATCAAAACCGTGTCCGATTGATGGTGCAGTTCGCGCCGCTTGGAAAGGGAAATCGATCCAAGGCACGGCTGTGTCTTCGTGGCGAAGACAATCAGGGTGATTTTCGCGAATTCGAAAAACAGCCCGTTGAAAAGCTCAGCCGCACCGCGGTGTTTACGTTGGACGATTGGGCCGGGGCTGTCGATCGAGACTATCAGATCCGGTTTGATTGGCTTGGGCAGACTTATCGATGGACCGGCACGATCCGAGCGGAACCGGCGGCGGACGAACCGTTCCAGCTGGCCTGCTTTTCTTGCGACAACGGATACCTGTTTCCGATTCCCGCGATGGTTGGGCAGGTCAGTCGGCAAGATCCCGACATGATGTTCTTTGCGGGCGACCAGATCTACGAAAGTTATGGCGGCTTTGGTGTCGTACGTAGTGCCGATACACCGGTCGCGATGCTGGATTATTTGCGAAAGTACTATCAATTCGGATGGACGTGGCGCGACTTGCTGAAGGATCGTCCCAGCGTGATTCTGCCGGACGATCACGATGTTTTCCAAGGCAACATTTGGGGGCACGGCGGACGCGCTTTGCCACCGTCGGACAAGAAGAACGACTGGGCCGCCGGCGGCTATCTGATGCCCGCCGATTGGGTCAATGCCGTGGAAAGAACGCAGGTCGGCAGCCTGCCCGATCCCGCGATCGACAAAGTCTTGCCTCACGGGATCAAACCGTACTTCACGGACCTGACCTATGCCGGGATTGGATTTGCCATCTTAGAGGATCGTAAATTCAAAACGGGTCCCAATGCGATTCCCGCTTCTGATCGTCCACGTGGCGATGGATACGATCTGCTGGGGCCTGATCAAGAAGCGTTCCTGGCACAATGGGCCGACGACTGGACGGGACAACGTGTGAAGGTCGCGTTATCACAAACGATTTTCTGCAATGCGGCCACTTACGTTGGCGAAAACCTAAAGCGTGGGCGCTACTATCATGACAGCGGTGCGTGGCCGGTGGAGGCACGCAACCGAGCGGTGCGAATCCTGGGCGACTGTGAAGCGTTTTCGATTCACGGCGACCAGCACCTGGGCGTTTTGCTGCGGCAAGGTGTCGATGATTTCGATGACGCAGGTTACGCGTTCATGGTTCCCGGCACGGCGAACGGATTCCCACGTGCTTGGTGGCCTGGTGTGGACAAAGGCCAACCGGAACCGGGCGGCGATTACACCGGCAAGTTCCGTGACGACGCCGGCCACCCGATTCATGTCCTGGCGGTCGGCAATCCACAGCCGGGCAGCAACCTGTTGCCCAAGACGACCGACCCGATGGAAATCGGATATCGCAAAGGCAGCGGGTATGGCGTCGTGGATTTTTCCCCCGATCGGCGATCCGCCAAGATTTCTCTGTATCGCTTGGGCGACCAAGAAGAAATGTTCGAAGGTTTTCCCCAGACCATTCAAATACGTTCTCGTTCCAAATAG